In a genomic window of Nothobranchius furzeri strain GRZ-AD chromosome 14, NfurGRZ-RIMD1, whole genome shotgun sequence:
- the LOC107389434 gene encoding uncharacterized protein, whose amino-acid sequence MNSFEINLYFSVFLFNQTRPRYCRIHLSVPVLDRFFNQQNPIPDFRLSRESLSVLLNHDRCHGWGATIETLVFLFWLASGASYRVVSRAFGIPRSTVHHIIHRVTEEVVAIRHQVIHLPKTPEDLEVVSQGFAGLARHRAFFKAAGAIDGCHIRIKPLSGPDGHCYRNRKLFPSIILQAVCDHQGCFIDMYMGWPGLVHDSRVLRHSPLYRQSVYPPPGHFILADGRYPCMQSPLPLITPYKRGNQGVAAQRFNSHHSKARSVIQCALE is encoded by the exons ATGAACAG CTttgaaataaatctttatttttctgTATTTCTCTTTAACCAGACTAGACCCAGATACTGCAGGATTCACCTGAGTGTCCCAGTCCTGGACCGTTTCTTCAACCAGCAAAATCCGATACCAGACTTTCGTTTGAGCAGGGAGTCCCTTTCAGTGCTGCTGAACCACGATCGGTGTCATGGTTGGGGTGCCACAATTGAGACCCTGGTGTTTCTTTTCTGGTTGGCAAGCGGAGCATCTTACAGGGTGGTCTCCAGAGCGTTCGGGATACCTCGTTCGACTGTCCACCACATCATCCACAGAGTCACGGAGGAGGTTGTGGCCATTCGCCACCAGGTCATCCACCTTCCAAAAACCCCTGAAGACCTGGAGGTGGTGTCCCAGGGGTTTGCAGGGCTGGCACGGCATAGAGCTTTTTTTAAAGCTGCAGGTGCCATCGACGGTTGCCACATCAGGATCAAGCCTCtaagcggccctgatggtcactGCTACAGGAACAGGAAACTGTTCCCCTCTATCATCCTGCAGGCTGTGTGTGACCATCAGGGTTGCTTCATTGACATGTACATGGGCTGGCCGGGGTTGGTGCACGACTCCAGGGTGCTCCGCCACAGCCCGCTGTACAGGCAGTCAGTCTACcctcctccagggcacttcatcctcGCAGATGGTAGGTACCCATGCATGCAAAGCCCACTCCCACTCATCACTCCCTACAAACGTGGGAATCAAGGTGTGGCTGCCCAGCGCTTTAACAGCCATCATTCCAAGGCACGCTCTGTGATACAGTGTGCCTTGGAATGA